In Primulina huaijiensis isolate GDHJ02 chromosome 4, ASM1229523v2, whole genome shotgun sequence, the DNA window atgtcgattgccacattataagaaaatatatcatcaatttcttctatatcttttcggttccatatttttccagtattaatataattgatagagatttcatgattctcgtcagtttgtggttctgacaaaacattttcatcatcatgtgtttcttcaggaacatcattctctattttgtgatcattatgtgtttcttcaggaacatcattctctattttgtgatcattgtgtttctctatgaattttctttttcgaggatttttatccttggaaccaactggccttccacgcttcaggcgtttaatgacatcatgactatcttcaatttgtttcttcggaatttcaattcgagcaggggcatttgcagcatgtatatatgatttagttaccccttttgtgtctgcaaatgcatctggtatttgatttgctattctttgcaagtgcacaatttgctgtacatctttttcacattgttttgttcttggatccagatgtaacaatgatgatacataccatgtaatttctttttcggtatgtttctgttctccccctaacattgggaagatttcctcattaaaatgacaatcagcaaaacgtgctgtgaacacgtcgcctgtctgtggttcaagatatcgaatgatcgatggactatcataaccaatataaattccaatctttctttgaggtcccattttctttcgttgaggtggtgcaataggcacatacaccatacatccaaaaattctcagatgaaaaatgtctggttctttaccaaatgcaagctgcaatggggagtatttatgatatgcacttggtctgatgcgaattaatgcagcggcatgtaaaattgcatgtccccatatagaaataaggagctttgttttcataatcattggtctagcaatcatttgcagacgtttaatcaatgattcagccaatccattctgtgtatgtacatgaggaacatgatgctcaacaatgattcacatagacatacaataatcattgaaagtctgggaagtaaattcaccagcattatcacgtctaattttcttgattgtataatcgggaaattgattcctcaattttattatttgagcaagtaatcttgcaaatgcaacatttcgagttgacaataagcATACacgtgaccatctgctggatgcatcaatcaataccataaagtatcttaatggtccacatggtggatgaattgatccacaaatatcaccttgaatacgttcaagaaacattggtgattcagtttggattttggctggtgatggtcttataataagttttccaagagaacatactttacattgaaacttattattctggaagatcttctggtctttcaacggattaccatgtgtattttctatcattttcgcatcattgttgaaccaagatgtcctaatcgatcatgccaattggttaatattgaagaattatcaactaccatgtttgattcaatgggacgtatatgtgtataatgcaatcctgtagggagcattgatagtttttcaatcacatatttctttccttatttatatgtggtaagacacatatatttctcattctcttcattcattgtttgagtatcatacccatgggaatatatatcattaaaactcaacaaatttcttttcgattgtggtgaatataaagcatcattgatcaaaaattttgtaccattaggtaacaaaaattgtgctttaccacatcctttaatcaagtctacaggacctgatattgtattcaccgttgtttttgttggttttagttccaagaaatatcttttatctcggaggatagtgtgcgttgtaccactatcgggtatgcaaacttcagctttgctcatagcattttccatatttgaacttcaaaaaatatgcaatgaaaaaaaattaatgacaatacatatgtaaatataacacatatcataattgtacaataaaacattatcatataaatacatgaaaaataaattattgtacatttatattctaccactatattgttcattttcagagaaatcattgagaaaatctgcagcatcaatattgttcatttctatcccaccaacatattgatcatttccagataaatcattcataaaatcagcagcatcaaaatgagtttaatcactcaaacggtcacttcgctcagtgaagttggtctctttttctttcccctttatcgattctttatagagcttgcaaaggtgctcaggggctcgacaaatacgagaccaatgtcctggagtgccgcatctgaaacaagaactttcaaatcttttcgagtgattttcattaacactcatgttctcatgatgccttttctgtgggtggttcgtgacgcccttttgagatgagttataaaaataactatctctattgttttcaaaaccacggcctcgaccacgaccacgtccacgacctcgacctcgacctctacctcgaccaaaaccttgtctttgaatttgattttggtttccaggtttaaattcatttttacttacatcatttacttctggaaatgctgatgcNtgaaaaaacattttccacgtttcacgcatcaaatataactttacagcaacaatatagagtgcgtggatttgcgagatattctgagctcatcgcctgtgttcttgtggcggaaaaaaacaacgagctactaatgagaaatcatcagtcccgacccactggatcatcagcatttccagaaNNNNNNNNNNNNNNNNNNNNNNNNNNNNNNNNNNNNNNNNNNNNNNNNNNNNNNNNNNNNNNNNNNNNNNNNNNNNNNNNNNNNNNNNNNNNNNNNNNNNNNNNNNNNNNNNNNNNNNNNNNNNNNNNNNNNNNNNNNNNNNNNNNNNNNNNNNNNNNNNNNNNNNNNNNNNNNNNNNNNNNNNNNNNNNNNNNNNNNNNNNNNNNNNNNNNNNNNNNNNNNNNNNNNNNNNNNNNNNNNNNNNNNNNNNNNNNNNNNNNNNNNNNNNNNNNNNNNNNNNNNNNNNNNNNNNNNNNNNNNNNNNNNNNNNNNNNNNNNNNNNNNNNNNNNNNNNNNNNNNNNNNNNNNNNNNNNNNNNNNNNNNNNNNNNNNNNNNNNNNNNNNNNNNNNNNNNNNNNNNNNNNNNNNNNNNNNNNNNNNNNNNNNNNNNNNNNNNNNNNNNNNNNNNNNNNNNNNNNNNNNNNNNNNNNNNNNNNNNNNNNNNNNNNNNNNNNNNNNNNNNNNNNNNNNNNNNNNNNNNNNNNNNNNNNNNNNNNNNNNNNNNNNNNNNNNNNNNNNNNNNNNGATTTATaaaaagttttttgaaaaatttatttttattatttataataatattatattatataatatatatataaacaataaaataaatattattatttttgttacctttttcttctgttttggagtttggaaaaatatggaggacttttagagcttcgtgctgataacgtgttgtgaaaaagtaaaaatttacggtaaaaagtaaaaatctcaaactctcaaaattatcacactacacactttataatatttttctctcaacttaattgtaattttattcacaaatgagagatctatttatagaaattttttacaaataatccaaaaataaattacatcattaccttcatcatcacacacaaatttcaatattcaacacctaattttatctaatattcaacattcaaatattcaacattcaaatattcaatacacacattttaaatattattttttaacaaaaagatgcaaacatttaaaatcttggaaaaaccatTAAAATGGGAGACAGGTTTAAGGAGAGATGTTTAAGAGCAGCCATGGGAGACCTTTTGTCCAAGCCATCCTTATCAAACCCTAGCTCCACCATCGCAAACTCCGCTACGTCTTCCCCGAATTCTCCACAGACCCATCAATCCAAAGCTGAAACAGAACCCACCCAGCAATCCAAAGATCCAGAGCCCGAGACCCTAGTTCCAGAATCATCGGATCCACCGGCGGACACAAACCCCGAagaaattatagaaaatacagtGGAAGGGAATGATGATGGGgaaggagaagaagaggaagaagaaggCGAGTGTGGGTTTTGTTTATTCATGAAAGGGGGTGGATGCAAGGACACGTTTGTGGATTGGGAGAAGTGCGTGGAGGAAGGTGAGAAGAACGGGGAGGATATTGTGGAAAAGTGTTTTCAGGCCACTGCTGCGTTGAGGAAGTGTATGGACGCTCATTCTGATTACTATGCTCCATTGCTGGAAGCTGAGAAATCTGCGCAGGAGGAGGCGGAGAGGCAATTGGAGGAAGAGAAGGAGGAAATTTCGGATGGTTCTGAGAGAAAAGAAGAGTCTTGACATGGAAAGGTTTATGAAATTTGagctgcttttttttttaatgattttttattgATGGAAACTCTGTGGGCGTAGGAGATATTTTCTTGAGGTATTTAACAATTAACATGGTATACgtgagatttttttatatacaaataGTATGTTTTGAATAAAATGTATTGAATACCAAATTCCAATTCTTTCACTACATGGTGATATCTTACCTTAAGATGTCGACTTAGTTTTGGAAATATGTTTT includes these proteins:
- the LOC140975381 gene encoding uncharacterized protein, which encodes MGDRFKERCLRAAMGDLLSKPSLSNPSSTIANSATSSPNSPQTHQSKAETEPTQQSKDPEPETLVPESSDPPADTNPEEIIENTVEGNDDGEGEEEEEEGECGFCLFMKGGGCKDTFVDWEKCVEEGEKNGEDIVEKCFQATAALRKCMDAHSDYYAPLLEAEKSAQEEAERQLEEEKEEISDGSERKEES